The Rhodoluna lacicola genome includes the window TCACGCTTTGCGTAAGCAAGCTTGGCATCGCTAATCAGTTCACGGGTCAACCAGGCCCTGGTCAGCTTTGAACGGTTGCCCGCCTCGGCAAGAACCTCGCTGATCTCTAGGCCAACTGGGTAGATTGCCTTGAGGTCTGTCCAGAGGGCGTCAAGATCCCAGTCGTTACCAGCGTTGTCTGAAACATGGCCCTCAACGATTGCGTCAATAGCATCCTCTAGGAAAGACTGAACGCGCATCGCGATGTCATCACCCTGAAGAATGTGACGGCGATCGTTGTAAATCGCTTCACGCTGACGGTTTAGAACATCGTCGTACTTCAAAACGTTTTTACGAATCTCGGCGTTACGACCCTCAACCTGTGACTGTGCGCTTTGGATTGCACGGCTAACGATCTTTGATTCAATCGCGGTGTCATCAGGAACCGATGATCGGTTCATCAACGATGCGGCAGCGCCTGAGTTGAACAGACGCATTAGGTCATCTGTTAGTGAAAGGTAGAACCTAGACTCACCCTTGTCACCCTGGCGACCGGCACGACCGCGAAGCTGGTTGTCAATGCGGCGAGACTCGTGACGCTCTGTTCCCAAGACGTAAAGTCCACCAACCTCAAGTACCTTCTCGGCCTCAATGGCAACGGCTTCTTTAATCTTGGCAAACTCTTCTGACCAAGCTGCCTCGTAGGCCTCTGGGTTTTCGTCTTTGTCTAAACCAAGTTTGCTCAATGCTTCAACGGTTAGGAACTCTGCGTTTCCACCAAGCATTACGTCAGTACCACGGCCAGCCATGTTGGTGGCAACGGTAACCGCACCTAGGCGACCGGCCTGGGCAACGATTGCTGCTTCACGTGCGTGGTTCTTAGCGTTAAGAACCTCGTGACGCACTCCCTCTTTTGCAAGGAGCTTCGAAAGATATTCGCTCTTCTCGACGCTGGTGGTACCAACCAAAACTGGCTGACCCAACTTGTGGCGCTCTGCAATGTCGCGCACCACCATGTTGAATTTGATTTCTTCGTTCTTGTAAATCAAATCAGGCTGGTCGATGCGGATCATCGGTTTGTTGGTTGGAATTGGAACCACACCAAGCTTGTAGGTTGACATGAACTCGGCCGCTTCTGTTTCTGCGGTACCGGTCATACCCGATAGCTTGCTGTAAAGACGGAAGTAGTTCTGGAGAGTTACGGTGGCTAGGGTTTGGTTCTCAGCCTTAACCTCAACGCCTTCTTTTGCCTCGATTGCCTGGTGAATACCCTCGTTGTAACGACGGCCCGCCAAGATGCGGCCGGTGTGTTCGTCAACAATTAGCACCTCGCCGTTCATCACGACGTAATCTTTGTCGCGCTTGAAAAGTGCCTTGGCGCGAATTGAGTTGTTCAAGAACGAAATCAGCGGGGTGTTTGCCGACTCGTAAAGGTTGCCGATACCTAGGTAATCCTCAACCTTGGCAATACCCGGCTCAAGAATTCCAACCGTGCGCTTCTTTTCGTCAACTTCGTAGTCAATAACCGGCTGTAGTTTTTCGGCGATCTTGGCGAACTCGCCAAACCAGCGGTTTGCCTCTCCCGATGAAGGACCAGAGATAATCAGCGGTGTGCGAGCCTCGTCAATCAGAATCGAGTCAACCTCGTCAACGATTGCAAAGTAGTGGCCACGCTGAACCATGTCCTGTTGCTGCCAAGCCATGTTGTCGCGAAGGTAGTCAAAACCAAACTCATTGTTGGTTCCATAAGTAATGTCTGCAAGATACTGCTCGCGACGAACGTTTGGGTCCTGACCAGAAATGATGCAACCGGTAGTCATGCCCAGGGTGCGGAATACGCGACCCATCAAATCTGACTGGTAACTAGCCAAGAAGTCGTTGACCGTAATAACGTGCACACCGCGGCCAGCAATGGCATTTAGGTAGGCAGGCAGAGTTGCTACCAGGGTCTTACCTTCACCGGTGCGCATTTCGGCAATGTTGCCTAGGTGAAGCGCGGCACCACCCATGATCTGAACGTCAAAGTGACGCATACCTAGGGTGCGTTTTGAAGCTTCGCGAACAGCCGCAAAAGCCTCAGGCAGCAGGTCGTCTAGGCTCTCTCCGGCAGCGTAGCGCTCACGCAAGACAGTGGTCTCGTTAGCCAGTTCTTGGTCTGACAGGCTGCTGAAGTCCTCTTCAAGGGCATTTACAGCAGTCGCGTAGTTGCGTAGCTTTGCCAGCAGGCGTCCTTCGCCAGCGCGCAGGACTTTATCGATGATTGATGCCAAGATTTTGCTCCATACCGGTCAGTTGGTTCTGGGTTCAATCTTAGGCGAAAGCCCCCGGCCGGGTTCGGCCGAGGGCTGATGCTCAGAAAGCTCTAAGAAAGCGTGATTACGCCCTAAGAGGCGAACTAGCCTCTGAGCTAGAACGAGCTACCCATTCAAAGTGATTACGCCCGCAGAGGCGACCAAGCGTCTGCGCTTGAGCGAGTTACCCATTCAGGGTAATTACGCCGTAATTCCAACCCTTGCGGCGGTACACCACACTGGGCTTGCCGGTCTCAGAGTCTAGGAATAGGTAGAAATCGTGGCCGATTAGTTCCATGTGATACAGGGCGTCATCAACCGTCATGGGTGTTGCCTCAAACTCCTTGCGGCGAATCACCACCGGACTCTCGCCCATGTCTGGTGCCTCTGGCTCGCTAATTGCCGCAGCTGGGGCACCCTTGCCAAGCAACAGGTCTCCATCGGCTGGTCGAATGTCTAACTCGGCAAAATCGTGCGCGGTAAGTTCACTGGTGCCAATCGAGCCGTGGTGGCCGTGATGAACTTTTCGACGGTCGCTTGCGCGGCGAAGGCGCTCAGAGAGTTTGCCCAGAGCAATATCAAAGGCGGCGAATTTATCGGATGCCTGCGCCTCGGCGCGAATAACATGTCCGGGCTCAAAAACGGTCAGCTCAACCTGGTCTTCTGGTCCGGTATTTCGACTGTGGTCATGTCTGGTCACTTTGATATCTAGTGACTGAACCTTGTGCCCCAATTGCTCAACTTTGTGGGTTCGATCGGATACGTACTCTCGAAAGCGATCCGAGACGGTGAGGTTGCGGGCTGTGATTTTGACTTCCATGATGACCTCATATCTACGGGCAACTTTGCCCGTGAATGAAAGGTATACCTTAAACGGATTTCTCGCTGACGTTTTGGCGATTTCTAGGCAAGGTTTCAGCAAAGGCTACAAAACCTATGACCTCCACCCCCGCGCTGGTCAAACACCGATAGGCCTCGGCCATGGTTGACCCGGTGGTGACGATGTCGTCAACCAAAATCACCCGCGGGCCGTCACCGAAATCCCTGGGCAACTTGGCCACCATTGAACCCACCAAATTGATTCGTCGATCTTGACCGCCGAGCGACGCTTGGTCGGCGACCAAGTGCGAAAAAGAAAGTATCTGTTTCACCGGCAGAAGGAATTTGCAATCCTTGGCAACCTGCCTAGCCAAGGCTTTGCCCAAAACCGTTGCCGGTTCGAATCCTCTAGCCGTAAATGATTTGCGCTTGCTTGGAATGGGAACTAGATAGGTATTTGCCAACTCAAAGTTTTGCAGCGCCTTAGACATCGCAGGGGTCATGACTTTTGCAAGAGCAGTTTGGTGACCCTCTTTGTATTCGTGAATTATCTTGGCGATCTCTGGCGTGTATTCGCAGGTTGCGAAACCGGTCAAATGATTTACCTGGTGGCGAGAAACTTTATTTGGCGCAAACCTAAATTTCTGCAGGCAATCCGAACAGACACTTGAACCGGTCGCTGCACAAATTATGCAGGAGCTTGGCAGGAAAAGATTCAGCAGTTCTTCAAAGATATCCACATCGCATGCTCGCAGAGCAGACTAACTATTTCTGGTTGCTACCTAAAGCTGTGGATTACTAGTTGCCAGGGTACCTAAGGGCGTCCACATTGGTAGCCACAAGAACCCAGTTTGAGCCCCGGAACTGATACATCGCTTGATCCTCGTCAAGGATGAAAACGGATGAGGCCTGACCAGATCCAACCATTGTTTGACCACCTCGAATGGGAGTCAGGGATCGTGTTCCTCCGCCAACCATGGCAACTAACGGCTGAGCGTATCCGTCAACCAGATCACCAAGCACGCCAATCCGAATGTTGTCCAACCAGGTGACTGACTGAGCGCTGATTTGGCCGGCAGGTTTTATTGGTGCACCAAATCCAGTTGGGTTTCCTTGTTTGTCACGAATTACCGGAGCTACATACACAGAACTGTTTTCCTTGGATCCGGTAGCTACCACGATTCGGCTTCCCTCGCCGCTAATTGAGAAGCTCCGTCGATCAAGGTTAGTTAACCAACCAGAAGAGAAAGGAACTCGATTACCGTCTGCGTTGAAAACTAAAATCTGGCGTTCGCCACTCTTTGGAATTATCCAGGAGTAGCCATTGGAATCTAGGACCGGTGATAGGTAGCCTGTGCCAGCGGCAAGGATTCTTGGTTCCTGAACAATTTTGTCCAGCTCAGTTTTGATGATTCCATCTTTTGTTGTCAGTAGCACTGTTTTTTCAAGCGAGTTAGTTGCAAAGTCGACCGCGTTGTATTTGGTTAGTAAATTCTTTGATCCCTTGATTTCAGCCGAACCCAAACTATCCATGTGAACCAAGGCTTGGAAATACATGGCCACCGGGTTTACGATTTGGTTTTGTGGATTCGAGAAATTCCAAGAGTTTGCATCCAGGGCGCTTCGCTGCACAGTGACATTTACCGAGTAAACGCTGTTGAGCTGAATTAGCGTCTCGCGAATCTGGGTCTGCATTAAGCGGCGCTCTGAAGCAGAAGCCTCCAACGCTTTCGACGACAGATCCACGGTCGCGATGCCATCGGCCACCGTCACGGTGCCAAGGCTTAGTTTGGTACCGGATGGAATGGTGGAACGCACCGCAGGGCTCAGCCAATCGCTTGGACCACCAAGCAGCGCAGCTACCAGGCGTGTGCTGGTAGACGCCCTAGATGGGAACCAACGCACATCTGGAACTAGTTGCTTGAGTTGGTTGTCGAAGAAGTACAGGGCGTACGCCTTGAAAACCACGTCAAAAACCGGACGAATCACGCTGATCAAATTAGGCGCAGAGATGATGCGCCACTCCCCAGCCTCTTTGCTCATCTTGATACGAACAAACTCTTTACTTCCGGCCGGCATCGCCTGGTACTGACCACGGTCATTGATCTTCGCCGCGATCGGAACAACCACCGTGGCGGAATCATCGACTGAAAAAGTTATCGATGGGTTGCCATCCTGAATCAAGACCTCGTTGTTTGGATCCCACTTAGCCCTGAAACTTGATGACAAATATGATTTTGCAACTTCATAGTCGTTTTGCGGTCCGGTTCCAGCGTTCAAGAAACCAAGCACGATTTCCTCTTGAGTTGCTCCTTCGACTGGCCCCGACGGCGAGTAGTAGAGGTAGTCGGTCTCAAGTCCTGCCTCTACGTTTGGCCCGGTCTTGATTTCTCCGCTTTTTGGAAGTTGAGCACATGCCGTGGTGCCAATCAGCAGCAGCGATGTGAATCCGGCAAGCATAATTTTCAAGAGCTTATTCATTGTTGGCACCTGCCTGACGCGACTTCTTTAGTTTCTTGGCCGGTGGAAGCGGTAGGGGCGACTGGGTGAAGACCATCCCCTGGCGGCGTGGCAGTGTCAACCTAAATGAAGCGCCCTCGTTTGGCTTAGCCCAGACCTGCAACCAACCGCCGTGCAGGTGAGTATCTTCAAGTGAAATCGCCAAACCCAGTCCGGTTCCACCGGTGGTGCGCTTACGAGCCGGATCGGCGCGCCAGAAACGGTCAAAGACTCGGTCAACCTCGGCGCGACTCATGCCAATACCTGAATCAGTCACGCTGATCGCAACAGCCGAGTCACTCATGCCAACTGCAACACCGATAGGCCTGCTCTCTCCATGCTCGATTGCGTTCGCCAATAGATTTCTAATCAATCGCTCAATGCGACGGCCATCGATTTCAGCATCCACCGGACCACTTGGGATATCTACCTCGATGACGGAACCTCGACTCTGCGCCAGTGGCTCAAGTCCTGCGATTGCGGACCCAACAACTCCGTTGACATCTTGTATTTCAAAATCGGCAGCAACCGCACCCGCGTCATATCTAGAAATTTCAAGTAGGTCGTTTAGCAGAACTTCAAAGCGCTCGATTTGATCGTGCATTAACTCGGCAGATCGTTTTGCCGCGGGTTCAAGTTTTTCACGGCTGGCAAAAATAATGTCGCCAGCTAACTTGATAGTGGTCAGTGGTGTGCGCAGCTCATGAGAAACGTCAGACACGAAGCGCTGTTGCATTTTTGAAACGCTGGCAAGTTTTGTAATTTGCTTTTGCAATGAGTCAGCCATGCGGTTGAAGGATCTCGCAAGAATTGCGATGACGTCCTCGCCTCGCTCGGTAAGGCGGCGATCAAGCGCTCCCTCAGCAATTTCCTCAGAAACTTCAGCAGCCACCTGCACCGGCTTGACCAACCAGTTAGTCACGAAGAAGCTAACGGTACCAATCATGAACAAAAGAATTAGCATGCCCCAGAACAGAATGCTCTGCACAAAATCCAAGGTTTGTTGCTCTCCGTTTAGGTCAAAGACTAGGTAGAGCTCGTACTTTCCGGCCAATGGAATTTCAATTGGCGAGCCCACCACAATTCCGGGATGCACCGATCCATTTGGTTGGGTCAGCCCAACCGACTGATAGGTAAGTTTTCCACTGGAGGCACGCACCTGAGTCTTTAGGTCCGCGGGAATTACCGCTGTGTCTAGATCAGCGGAAATTGGACTCTGCAGAATTTGAGCCCCCACCTGGCCGGGGGTTCTCAGCAGTGCAATTTTGCGAGAGTCAATGGTGCCCGAAGACTCCAACGACGGAACCACGGAGTTCAATAGAGTCTGCAATGCGATTTCATCGGTGACCGTGGATGCCGAGAAAGTGTTCTGAACTTCTACCACGCCGCGCTCGGACTCGGAAAGGATTTGCGTGACTCTAGTTTGATAAAGACCGTTTCCGATTGAGTAAGAGAGAAAGCCTCCTACGATTAGCAGCGCAATGCCTGAAAGCACAACGGTCGTAAAGACAGCTCGAACCTGAAGGAATCGGCGAAAAAGACCGAGCGCCCAATCGATGGCGGCTCGTAATTTCATTTAGCCCTGGCCAGCCTTGTAGCCAATACCGCGAACAGTGGTGACAATTTTTGGATTGTCTGGATCATCTTCAATCTTTGAACGCAAACGCTGAACGTGAACATTAACCAAACGAGTGTCAGCTTTGTAGTGATAACCCCAAACAGTTTCCAGAAGCATTTCGCGAGTGAACACCTGCTTTGGCTTAACCGCGAGGGTAAGCAACAGGTTGAACTCAAGCGGAGTAAGCAGAACCTTTTCTCCTCCGCGGCGAACTTCGTGCCCAACGATGTCTAGAGTGAGTGGCCCAATCTGAATGGTGTCTTCAGACGCGCCTGCAATCGGACGAAGGCGCGCACGGATTCGAGCCAACAGAACAACTGGATCGAAAGGCTTAACCACGTAATCATCAGCGCCCGCCTCTAGACCACGAACCACGTCATCGCTCTCAGTCTTTGCGGTGAGCATGATGATTGGTGTTCCAGAAACTGAACGGATCTCTTCACAGACCTCGATGCCGTCTTTACCCGGAAGCATCACATCTAGCAGCACAAGATCTGGTGACTCAGCCTTGTAAGCATCTAAGGCACCAGATCCGGCATCGTGAAAACAAACGTTGAAGCCCTCTGACTCAAGAACAATGCCCACCATCTCGCGAAGCGCGTTATCGTCATCGACGACCAGGATCTTGTGTGGCATTGTGTTCCTCGTATCTAACTTCTAGTAGCGGTAGTGGTCTACCTTGTATGGTCCCTGAACTGGCACCCCAATGTAGCGGGCCTGATCATTGGTCAACTGGGTTAATTCAACACCAAGTGCGCTCAAGTGCAAACGGGCAACTTTTTCATCCAGGGTCTTGGGCAGAATGTGCACGCCCAATTCGTACTCGTCTGGCTTGGTGAATAGCTCTATCTGGGCTAGCACCTGGTTGGCAAATGAGGTGCTCATCACGAAACTTGGGTGGCCGGTAGCGTTTCCAAGGTTCATCAGGCGGCCCTCACTCAGAATCAAAACAGAGCGGCCGTTCGGCAGACGCCACTCGTGAACCTGAGGCTTGATTTCAATCTTTTCGATGCCCTGAATTCGGTTGATGCCAGCCATGTCCACTTCATCATCAAAATGCCCAACGTTGGCGATGATTGCCTGGTGCTTCATTTGCAGCAGGTGCTCCGGCTTGATGATTGCGGTGTTTCCGGTCGCGGTTACAAAAATGTCAACGGTTTCAATAACCGACTCAAGGGTTGCAACCTGGTACCCGTCCATGACGGCCTGCAGTGCACAAATCGGATCAATCTCGCTCACGATTACTCGAGCGCCCTGACCGCGAAGTGCATCCGCCGAACCCTTACCCACGTCCCCGTATCCGGCAACAAAGCAAGTCTTTCCACCGATAAGAGTGTCGGTTGCGCGGTTTAGGCCATCTGGAAGTGAGTGGCGAATGC containing:
- the secA gene encoding preprotein translocase subunit SecA, with product MASIIDKVLRAGEGRLLAKLRNYATAVNALEEDFSSLSDQELANETTVLRERYAAGESLDDLLPEAFAAVREASKRTLGMRHFDVQIMGGAALHLGNIAEMRTGEGKTLVATLPAYLNAIAGRGVHVITVNDFLASYQSDLMGRVFRTLGMTTGCIISGQDPNVRREQYLADITYGTNNEFGFDYLRDNMAWQQQDMVQRGHYFAIVDEVDSILIDEARTPLIISGPSSGEANRWFGEFAKIAEKLQPVIDYEVDEKKRTVGILEPGIAKVEDYLGIGNLYESANTPLISFLNNSIRAKALFKRDKDYVVMNGEVLIVDEHTGRILAGRRYNEGIHQAIEAKEGVEVKAENQTLATVTLQNYFRLYSKLSGMTGTAETEAAEFMSTYKLGVVPIPTNKPMIRIDQPDLIYKNEEIKFNMVVRDIAERHKLGQPVLVGTTSVEKSEYLSKLLAKEGVRHEVLNAKNHAREAAIVAQAGRLGAVTVATNMAGRGTDVMLGGNAEFLTVEALSKLGLDKDENPEAYEAAWSEEFAKIKEAVAIEAEKVLEVGGLYVLGTERHESRRIDNQLRGRAGRQGDKGESRFYLSLTDDLMRLFNSGAAASLMNRSSVPDDTAIESKIVSRAIQSAQSQVEGRNAEIRKNVLKYDDVLNRQREAIYNDRRHILQGDDIAMRVQSFLEDAIDAIVEGHVSDNAGNDWDLDALWTDLKAIYPVGLEISEVLAEAGNRSKLTRAWLTRELISDAKLAYAKREATIGAEALRELERRVVLSVVDRKWRDHLYEMDYLKEGIGLRAMAQRDPLVEYQREGYGMFQQMMGAIKEESVGYLFNIEVEVAPSASPVDPSKLTYIAPNEDGAAEAHGANEPREQSGQPNPNQQQKPANGQGSSFFR
- the hpf gene encoding ribosome hibernation-promoting factor, HPF/YfiA family encodes the protein MEVKITARNLTVSDRFREYVSDRTHKVEQLGHKVQSLDIKVTRHDHSRNTGPEDQVELTVFEPGHVIRAEAQASDKFAAFDIALGKLSERLRRASDRRKVHHGHHGSIGTSELTAHDFAELDIRPADGDLLLGKGAPAAAISEPEAPDMGESPVVIRRKEFEATPMTVDDALYHMELIGHDFYLFLDSETGKPSVVYRRKGWNYGVITLNG
- a CDS encoding ComF family protein, which encodes MDIFEELLNLFLPSSCIICAATGSSVCSDCLQKFRFAPNKVSRHQVNHLTGFATCEYTPEIAKIIHEYKEGHQTALAKVMTPAMSKALQNFELANTYLVPIPSKRKSFTARGFEPATVLGKALARQVAKDCKFLLPVKQILSFSHLVADQASLGGQDRRINLVGSMVAKLPRDFGDGPRVILVDDIVTTGSTMAEAYRCLTSAGVEVIGFVAFAETLPRNRQNVSEKSV
- a CDS encoding GerMN domain-containing protein codes for the protein MNKLLKIMLAGFTSLLLIGTTACAQLPKSGEIKTGPNVEAGLETDYLYYSPSGPVEGATQEEIVLGFLNAGTGPQNDYEVAKSYLSSSFRAKWDPNNEVLIQDGNPSITFSVDDSATVVVPIAAKINDRGQYQAMPAGSKEFVRIKMSKEAGEWRIISAPNLISVIRPVFDVVFKAYALYFFDNQLKQLVPDVRWFPSRASTSTRLVAALLGGPSDWLSPAVRSTIPSGTKLSLGTVTVADGIATVDLSSKALEASASERRLMQTQIRETLIQLNSVYSVNVTVQRSALDANSWNFSNPQNQIVNPVAMYFQALVHMDSLGSAEIKGSKNLLTKYNAVDFATNSLEKTVLLTTKDGIIKTELDKIVQEPRILAAGTGYLSPVLDSNGYSWIIPKSGERQILVFNADGNRVPFSSGWLTNLDRRSFSISGEGSRIVVATGSKENSSVYVAPVIRDKQGNPTGFGAPIKPAGQISAQSVTWLDNIRIGVLGDLVDGYAQPLVAMVGGGTRSLTPIRGGQTMVGSGQASSVFILDEDQAMYQFRGSNWVLVATNVDALRYPGN
- the mtrB gene encoding MtrAB system histidine kinase MtrB; its protein translation is MKLRAAIDWALGLFRRFLQVRAVFTTVVLSGIALLIVGGFLSYSIGNGLYQTRVTQILSESERGVVEVQNTFSASTVTDEIALQTLLNSVVPSLESSGTIDSRKIALLRTPGQVGAQILQSPISADLDTAVIPADLKTQVRASSGKLTYQSVGLTQPNGSVHPGIVVGSPIEIPLAGKYELYLVFDLNGEQQTLDFVQSILFWGMLILLFMIGTVSFFVTNWLVKPVQVAAEVSEEIAEGALDRRLTERGEDVIAILARSFNRMADSLQKQITKLASVSKMQQRFVSDVSHELRTPLTTIKLAGDIIFASREKLEPAAKRSAELMHDQIERFEVLLNDLLEISRYDAGAVAADFEIQDVNGVVGSAIAGLEPLAQSRGSVIEVDIPSGPVDAEIDGRRIERLIRNLLANAIEHGESRPIGVAVGMSDSAVAISVTDSGIGMSRAEVDRVFDRFWRADPARKRTTGGTGLGLAISLEDTHLHGGWLQVWAKPNEGASFRLTLPRRQGMVFTQSPLPLPPAKKLKKSRQAGANNE
- the mtrA gene encoding MtrAB system response regulator MtrA, translating into MPHKILVVDDDNALREMVGIVLESEGFNVCFHDAGSGALDAYKAESPDLVLLDVMLPGKDGIEVCEEIRSVSGTPIIMLTAKTESDDVVRGLEAGADDYVVKPFDPVVLLARIRARLRPIAGASEDTIQIGPLTLDIVGHEVRRGGEKVLLTPLEFNLLLTLAVKPKQVFTREMLLETVWGYHYKADTRLVNVHVQRLRSKIEDDPDNPKIVTTVRGIGYKAGQG